From the genome of Synergistaceae bacterium, one region includes:
- a CDS encoding N-6 DNA methylase: MAKKNQEESSLNLDAILFKCRDILRQARNSGSFFEKRDMMLTLIFLRFMGEKFEEGKKVLRQKLIDEGLNPDDPEIHAAFFDDDPTFTDGTYNLPPGSRWNEIINTPATSLNKALDNALRLIGESSPILKGCFVEGTFSTRGLLPNDIKKIVDEVSKISHKTFGEEKDLIGRVYEYFLKEFAVNATKEEGEFYTPHDVVQLIASMIRPFDGTLYDPCCGSGGMFIQSAELVKAKLGDLTHINIYGQEKEPATFRLAKMNLALRGISHNLGDKADSSFTHDIHRGVYFDYIMANPPFNLKNWYNSNLQHDSRWTDYGLPPESNANYAWILHILSHLKRDCTMNCVRGKYTGGKHNGRS; the protein is encoded by the coding sequence ATGGCCAAAAAGAATCAGGAAGAATCATCCCTCAACCTTGACGCGATATTGTTCAAATGCCGCGATATTCTCAGGCAGGCTCGCAACTCCGGCTCATTTTTCGAGAAAAGAGACATGATGCTGACATTGATATTTCTGCGCTTCATGGGCGAAAAATTCGAGGAAGGAAAGAAAGTTTTACGTCAGAAATTAATTGATGAGGGACTCAATCCCGATGACCCGGAAATTCACGCGGCATTCTTTGACGATGATCCGACATTCACGGACGGAACATATAACCTTCCGCCCGGCTCGCGGTGGAATGAGATCATCAACACTCCCGCAACAAGTCTCAACAAAGCACTAGACAACGCACTGCGATTAATCGGTGAAAGCAGTCCCATACTCAAAGGCTGTTTCGTGGAAGGCACATTCAGCACAAGAGGACTCCTCCCGAATGACATCAAGAAAATTGTCGATGAGGTCAGCAAAATTTCACACAAAACTTTCGGCGAGGAAAAAGACTTAATCGGCCGGGTGTATGAATACTTCCTCAAAGAGTTTGCAGTCAACGCCACAAAAGAAGAAGGAGAATTTTATACCCCTCATGATGTTGTGCAGCTCATCGCGTCAATGATTAGACCGTTTGACGGAACACTGTACGATCCCTGCTGCGGCTCCGGCGGAATGTTCATTCAGAGCGCGGAACTCGTAAAGGCGAAATTAGGCGACCTGACTCACATCAACATTTACGGGCAGGAGAAAGAACCCGCAACATTCAGGCTCGCGAAAATGAATCTTGCCCTGCGCGGAATAAGCCACAATCTTGGCGACAAGGCCGACTCCTCATTCACCCACGACATTCACAGGGGCGTATATTTCGATTACATCATGGCAAATCCTCCCTTCAACCTCAAAAACTGGTACAACTCAAACCTTCAGCATGACTCACGCTGGACTGACTACGGACTCCCGCCCGAAAGCAACGCTAATTATGCCTGGATTCTTCACATTCTTTCACACCTGAAACGAGACTGTACAATGAACTGTGTAAGAGGAAAATACACAGGAGGTAAGCATAATGGAAGAAGCTAG
- a CDS encoding DUF362 domain-containing protein: MGKVLFIRQEDYSQEGIDSAILRAFEHFGGVRNFVSKGDRVLLKVNLVSGHDPERRVSTDPAIVRSVAKIVIEAGGTPFIADSPGIDSFRGAAEKAGFMNIARELGIECRELTDPADLPANDSAEYRHIQVSRYVLEADKVINLAKLKTHGQMYLTMGVKNLFGCVPGRLKAGWHYNVGLKREKFASLLLDIYLGIKPAFTILDGVIGMDGDGPTSGDPYNFGIIGACIDALTMDFTLCKMLGGNLEDYPLYMAAKARNIPQCELNPSDIEGDISPEHVFPGVTIPKTRSMRLLPRIPFIDRLITSKPVHIPEKCIGCGRCAEICPADALRHDNKRLYFDYGKCIRCYCCHEMCPVKAIKFRESFLLRMINMFTTGTRQP; the protein is encoded by the coding sequence ATGGGAAAAGTATTATTCATACGTCAGGAAGATTACAGCCAGGAAGGAATCGACTCTGCAATTCTGAGAGCCTTTGAGCATTTCGGCGGGGTCAGGAATTTCGTCAGCAAGGGAGACAGAGTCCTCCTGAAGGTGAATCTTGTCTCCGGCCATGACCCTGAGCGGAGAGTCTCAACAGACCCGGCAATAGTGCGCTCAGTCGCAAAAATTGTGATTGAGGCGGGTGGGACTCCGTTCATTGCCGACAGTCCCGGAATCGACAGCTTCAGAGGTGCCGCAGAAAAAGCCGGGTTCATGAATATAGCGCGGGAATTAGGGATTGAGTGCCGCGAGCTGACTGACCCCGCAGACCTTCCAGCGAATGACAGCGCGGAATATCGGCATATTCAGGTGAGCCGCTATGTTCTTGAGGCCGACAAGGTAATCAACCTCGCCAAGCTCAAGACACACGGGCAGATGTATCTGACGATGGGAGTCAAGAATCTTTTCGGCTGCGTTCCCGGACGGCTCAAAGCAGGATGGCATTACAACGTCGGACTAAAACGGGAAAAATTTGCGTCCCTCCTTCTTGATATATATCTTGGGATAAAGCCTGCCTTCACGATTCTTGACGGCGTTATAGGCATGGACGGAGACGGCCCGACATCGGGAGACCCGTACAATTTCGGGATAATAGGCGCGTGTATTGACGCTCTGACGATGGACTTCACGCTGTGCAAAATGCTGGGCGGAAATCTTGAGGATTACCCGCTCTACATGGCCGCAAAAGCCCGCAATATTCCGCAGTGTGAGCTGAACCCGTCAGATATTGAGGGCGACATTTCCCCGGAGCATGTTTTTCCCGGCGTAACGATTCCCAAGACGCGCTCAATGAGACTCCTTCCCCGTATACCGTTCATTGACAGGCTGATAACCTCAAAGCCCGTGCATATCCCGGAAAAGTGCATAGGCTGCGGGCGGTGTGCTGAAATTTGCCCGGCTGACGCATTGAGGCACGACAACAAGCGGCTGTATTTCGACTACGGGAAATGCATTCGCTGTTACTGCTGCCACGAAATGTGCCCGGTGAAGGCGATAAAATTCCGTGAGAGTTTTCTCCTGAGAATGATTAATATGTTTACTACAGGAACGAGACAGCCATAG
- a CDS encoding NAD(P)H-dependent oxidoreductase: protein MPKTLVAFFSKSGHTKAIAETIAREISSPLHEITTAKKYPSTYIMTILESRKEFKHNEKPEITSPKIEDFSSYDRIIIGFPVWFFTCPMAVVSWIEQYDFSGKEIYPFCTSGGSSCAKATAKIRELCPGATVHDGIKANTINGEKIREWLKG from the coding sequence ATGCCGAAAACGTTAGTCGCATTCTTCAGCAAGAGCGGACACACTAAAGCAATCGCCGAGACGATAGCCCGCGAAATTTCATCACCACTTCACGAAATTACGACCGCGAAAAAATATCCCTCAACTTACATCATGACTATTCTTGAATCGCGCAAAGAGTTCAAGCACAACGAGAAGCCCGAAATCACAAGCCCTAAGATAGAGGACTTCTCATCATATGACCGCATAATAATCGGTTTCCCTGTGTGGTTCTTCACATGCCCGATGGCTGTCGTGTCGTGGATTGAGCAGTACGACTTCAGCGGCAAGGAAATTTACCCCTTCTGCACGAGCGGAGGAAGCTCCTGCGCCAAAGCAACCGCGAAAATCAGGGAGCTTTGCCCCGGCGCAACTGTCCATGACGGAATAAAGGCCAACACAATCAACGGCGAAAAAATTCGGGAATGGCTGAAAGGTTAA